One genomic window of Actinoalloteichus hoggarensis includes the following:
- a CDS encoding metallophosphoesterase family protein has translation MIRVAAVGDVHLDPQSAGTLRPALVDAWRQADLLLLAGDLTRHGTPEEARTVAAEFADLGLPVIAVLGNHDYHSDQQDEVTALLVESGITVLEGESAVLTVDGRRVGVAGVKGFGGGFAGKCGTAFGEPEMKAFIDHTTAIARRLRQALAELDVDVRLALTHYSPVNETLRGEPLEIYPFLGSYHLAEAIDDAECALAVHGHAHYGTEHGTTPGGVLVRNVAQPVLRAAYAVYDIEPDD, from the coding sequence GTGATCCGGGTCGCGGCCGTGGGCGACGTGCACCTCGATCCGCAGTCCGCGGGCACGCTGCGTCCCGCGCTCGTCGACGCCTGGCGGCAGGCGGACCTCCTGCTTCTCGCGGGCGACCTGACCCGGCACGGAACCCCGGAGGAGGCACGGACCGTCGCCGCCGAGTTCGCCGACCTCGGCCTGCCCGTCATCGCGGTGCTCGGCAACCACGACTACCACTCCGACCAGCAGGACGAGGTCACCGCACTGCTCGTCGAGAGCGGCATCACCGTGCTCGAGGGGGAGTCGGCGGTGCTGACCGTGGACGGCAGGCGCGTCGGAGTGGCCGGAGTGAAGGGTTTCGGCGGCGGCTTCGCCGGGAAGTGCGGCACGGCGTTCGGCGAACCGGAGATGAAGGCGTTCATCGATCACACCACGGCGATCGCCCGGCGACTGCGGCAGGCCCTCGCCGAACTCGACGTGGACGTGCGGCTCGCCTTGACGCACTACTCGCCCGTGAACGAGACGCTGCGCGGCGAGCCCTTGGAGATCTACCCGTTCCTCGGCTCCTACCACCTGGCCGAGGCGATCGACGACGCCGAGTGCGCCCTGGCCGTGCACGGCCACGCCCACTACGGCACCGAACACGGCACCACTCCCGGCGGCGTGCTGGTGCGCAACGTCGCGCAGCCCGTCCTACGAGCCGCCTACGCCGTGTACGACATCGAACCCGACGACTGA